From a single Herbiconiux sp. SALV-R1 genomic region:
- a CDS encoding SDR family oxidoreductase, whose translation MNIQGHTIFIPGATSGIGLGLAQRLQAAGNTVIVGGRRAELLAEIVEQNPGLEAQVIDTTDPDSIAEAFRAVTAAHPELDVLVAMAGIMLPENLRDPAFLEVAERTVETNLLGPIRLVAAFLPHLLEQPSAAVLTVSSGLAFVPLPATPTYSATKAAIHSFTDSMRVQLADTSVQVIELAPPATQTTLMNLKDNPHAMPLNDYLDETMRLLETEPEAEQILVERVKRQRFAEADGRYAEVLAAQSTRPN comes from the coding sequence GTGAACATCCAAGGACACACGATCTTCATCCCCGGGGCGACCTCGGGCATCGGCCTGGGCCTCGCCCAGCGACTGCAGGCCGCGGGCAACACCGTCATCGTGGGCGGCCGCCGCGCCGAGCTGCTCGCTGAGATCGTCGAGCAGAACCCCGGGCTCGAGGCGCAGGTCATCGACACCACCGACCCCGACTCGATCGCCGAGGCCTTCCGCGCCGTCACCGCCGCCCACCCCGAGCTCGACGTGCTCGTGGCGATGGCCGGCATCATGCTGCCCGAGAACCTGCGCGACCCCGCCTTCCTCGAGGTCGCCGAGCGCACCGTCGAGACGAACCTGCTCGGCCCGATCAGGCTCGTCGCGGCGTTCCTCCCCCACCTGCTCGAGCAGCCGTCCGCCGCTGTGCTCACCGTGTCGTCGGGCCTCGCCTTCGTACCGCTGCCCGCCACCCCCACCTACAGCGCCACGAAGGCGGCGATCCACTCCTTCACCGACTCGATGCGGGTGCAACTCGCCGACACCTCCGTGCAGGTCATCGAGCTCGCGCCCCCCGCCACGCAGACCACCCTCATGAACCTCAAAGACAACCCCCACGCCATGCCTCTCAACGACTACCTCGACGAGACCATGCGACTGCTCGAAACGGAGCCCGAAGCGGAGCAGATCCTCGTCGAACGGGTCAAGCGCCAACGCTTCGCCGAGGCCGACGGCCGCTACGCCGAAGTCCTCGCCGCCCAAAGCACCCGCCCCAACTGA
- a CDS encoding ROK family transcriptional regulator — MNDVSAPREAGSPANTSDLFQIMRDGQARTRSELSALTGLARSTVALRVDALMKLGLLRPVNDAISTGGRPSTQFALNSTGHSVLAVDVGASHVRVATTDLGGAVIAEELEELDIASGPTVVLDRVRAIGSALVESNSSTAGHLLAVGVGLPGPVEHSTGRPINPPIMPGWDRYDVAGSLGEHFGVPVLVDNDVNIMALGERELAWPEVDDLMFVKVATGVGAGVISGGSLQRGAQGTAGDLGHVYVSRGAEIFCRCGNRGCLEAVASGSAVARALSSDDRSVRSSADVVELVRRGDIEAIQAVRQAGRDLGEVLTTCVSLMNPSTIVIGGSLSAAGEFLIAGVREAIYTRAMPFATQHLEITRSRIGADAAIAGAAVLAIQYALSAERVEAMVGSLSER, encoded by the coding sequence ATGAACGACGTAAGTGCGCCGCGTGAGGCCGGAAGTCCGGCGAACACGAGCGATCTGTTCCAGATCATGCGCGACGGGCAGGCGCGCACCCGCTCGGAGCTCTCCGCCCTCACCGGGCTCGCCCGCTCGACCGTCGCGCTCCGCGTCGACGCGCTGATGAAGCTGGGCCTCCTGCGCCCCGTCAACGATGCGATCTCGACGGGCGGGCGCCCGTCGACCCAGTTCGCCCTCAACTCCACCGGCCACAGCGTGCTCGCCGTCGACGTGGGAGCCTCGCACGTGCGGGTGGCGACCACCGACCTCGGCGGCGCGGTCATCGCCGAGGAGCTCGAGGAGCTCGACATCGCGAGCGGCCCGACCGTCGTGCTCGACCGGGTCAGGGCGATCGGCTCGGCCCTCGTCGAGTCGAACTCCTCCACCGCCGGTCATCTTCTGGCGGTGGGCGTGGGCCTCCCCGGCCCGGTCGAGCACTCGACGGGTCGCCCCATCAACCCGCCGATCATGCCCGGGTGGGACAGGTACGACGTCGCCGGGTCGCTCGGCGAGCACTTCGGGGTGCCGGTGCTGGTCGACAACGACGTGAACATCATGGCCCTCGGCGAGCGCGAGCTCGCCTGGCCCGAGGTCGACGACCTCATGTTCGTGAAGGTGGCGACGGGCGTGGGCGCCGGGGTCATCTCGGGCGGCAGCCTGCAGCGCGGCGCCCAGGGCACGGCGGGCGACCTCGGCCACGTCTACGTCTCGCGCGGCGCCGAGATCTTCTGCCGCTGCGGCAACCGGGGCTGCCTCGAGGCGGTGGCCTCGGGTTCCGCGGTCGCCCGCGCGCTCAGCAGCGACGACCGCAGCGTGCGCTCCAGCGCCGACGTGGTGGAGCTGGTGCGGCGGGGCGACATCGAGGCCATCCAGGCGGTGCGCCAGGCCGGGCGCGACCTCGGCGAGGTGCTCACCACCTGCGTGAGCCTGATGAACCCGTCGACGATCGTCATCGGCGGCAGCCTCTCGGCGGCGGGCGAGTTCCTCATCGCCGGCGTGCGCGAGGCCATCTACACGCGGGCCATGCCGTTCGCCACGCAGCACCTCGAGATCACCCGCTCGCGCATCGGCGCCGACGCGGCGATCGCGGGCGCCGCGGTGCTCGCCATCCAGTACGCCCTCTCCGCCGAGCGGGTCGAGGCGATGGTGGGCTCGCTCAGCGAGCGCTGA
- a CDS encoding DMT family transporter, translated as MGAGNRRTLVVAIGSLVAATLFWAGNYVVGAAAVAELDPVSLVLLRWAFAAVPLLALAQLVERPRWREVLRAWPWLLALGATGLLGYTLLLYSALQFTDPFSASLINAFNPALISLAAVVLLRQRLSGRAVVGILLALAGVLIVISRGSFAALLYGGFGLGDVLMICAILTWTAYTVLGRKAPTLPPIASTAVQAVIAALVLAPVSLLTGGPALPQSAPVWGALAFIVVFPSVLSYLLWNRALEVIPPARAGVFLNLITVFTAVLTLLLGHPFSVAQVVGGLIVVGGIALANADAFRRRPAPSSFEARPPTGG; from the coding sequence ATGGGCGCAGGCAACAGGCGCACCCTCGTGGTGGCCATCGGATCGCTCGTGGCGGCGACCCTGTTCTGGGCCGGCAACTACGTGGTGGGGGCCGCCGCGGTGGCCGAGCTCGACCCGGTGAGCCTCGTGCTGCTGCGCTGGGCGTTCGCCGCGGTGCCGCTGCTGGCCCTCGCGCAGCTGGTCGAGCGGCCGCGCTGGCGCGAGGTGCTGAGGGCCTGGCCGTGGCTCCTCGCGCTCGGGGCGACGGGCCTGCTCGGCTACACCCTGCTGCTGTATTCCGCGCTGCAGTTCACCGACCCCTTCAGCGCCTCGCTCATCAACGCCTTCAACCCGGCGCTGATCAGCCTCGCCGCCGTCGTGCTGCTGCGGCAGCGGCTCTCGGGCAGGGCCGTCGTGGGCATCCTCCTCGCGCTCGCCGGAGTGCTGATCGTCATCAGCCGTGGGTCGTTCGCCGCACTCCTCTACGGCGGCTTCGGCCTGGGCGACGTGCTGATGATCTGCGCCATCCTCACCTGGACCGCCTACACCGTGCTCGGGCGCAAGGCGCCCACCCTGCCGCCGATCGCCTCGACCGCCGTGCAGGCGGTGATCGCCGCCCTCGTGCTGGCTCCCGTCTCGCTCCTCACGGGCGGCCCCGCGCTGCCGCAGAGCGCGCCCGTGTGGGGAGCCCTCGCCTTCATCGTCGTGTTCCCCTCGGTGCTGTCGTACCTGCTCTGGAACCGGGCGCTCGAGGTCATCCCGCCCGCCCGCGCGGGCGTCTTCCTCAACCTGATCACCGTCTTCACCGCCGTGCTCACCCTCCTGCTCGGGCATCCGTTCAGCGTGGCGCAGGTCGTCGGCGGCCTGATCGTCGTCGGCGGCATCGCGCTCGCGAACGCCGACGCCTTCCGGCGCCGCCCGGCCCCCAGCTCCTTCGAAGCCCGGCCGCCCACCGGCGGGTAG
- a CDS encoding ABC transporter ATP-binding protein produces MSLLRLDEVTRTVLPPDQPALTILNGVTLTVEPGDRISIVGRSGSGKSTLLNLMGLLDLPTSGTLEFDGKPVKSYSGAARDRVRGARIGFVFQQFNLLAGRTALENVAMPLHYAEGRQFWRRKALAAEMLEQVGLGHRLESMPDRLSGGEQQRVAIARSLVRGPSLILADEPTGALDLDTGQSVMELIDEVATSTGAALVVITHDPAIAERSRDHYLLERGVLTRAGEADARAVTAGAADSRAVTAGAAAVATDARALEAHPSAIAGGAE; encoded by the coding sequence GTGAGCCTGCTGCGACTCGACGAGGTGACCAGAACGGTGCTGCCGCCCGACCAGCCGGCGCTCACCATCCTCAACGGGGTCACCCTCACCGTCGAACCCGGAGACCGCATCTCGATCGTCGGCCGCTCCGGCTCGGGAAAGTCGACGCTGCTCAACCTCATGGGCCTCCTCGACCTGCCGACGAGCGGCACGCTCGAGTTCGACGGCAAGCCCGTGAAGTCGTACTCCGGCGCCGCACGCGACCGGGTGCGGGGAGCCCGCATCGGCTTCGTCTTCCAGCAGTTCAACCTGCTCGCCGGGCGCACCGCGCTCGAGAACGTGGCGATGCCGCTGCACTACGCCGAGGGCCGGCAGTTCTGGCGCCGCAAGGCGCTCGCCGCCGAGATGCTCGAGCAGGTGGGACTCGGGCACCGCCTCGAGAGCATGCCCGACCGCCTGTCGGGCGGTGAGCAGCAGCGGGTGGCGATCGCCAGGTCACTGGTGCGCGGGCCGAGCCTCATCCTCGCCGACGAGCCCACCGGTGCGCTCGACCTCGACACCGGGCAGAGCGTCATGGAGCTCATCGACGAGGTGGCGACGAGCACGGGGGCTGCGCTCGTGGTGATCACGCACGATCCGGCGATCGCGGAGCGGTCGCGCGACCACTACCTGCTCGAGCGCGGGGTGCTGACGCGGGCGGGGGAGGCGGATGCTCGTGCCGTGACTGCGGGGGCGGCGGATTCTCGTGCTGTGACTGCGGGGGCGGCTGCGGTGGCGACGGATGCTCGTGCCCTGGAGGCGCATCCGTCGGCCATCGCAGGGGGTGCGGAATGA
- a CDS encoding GNAT family N-acetyltransferase: protein MSSQQGFVVRRTTEADWAEVRALRLEMLADTPLAYLETLEHAERRSEAEWRAWAREGSSASSITVAAITDDGRWVGTMLSKVPLRSPAAFLYGVYVAPSHRGRAAGVTDALLTEIENWAADRGETLSLEVHEHNARAIAAYRARGFVETGSTRPYPLDRTTRELEMRKRLLPRR from the coding sequence ATGTCGTCGCAGCAGGGGTTCGTCGTGAGGCGCACCACCGAGGCCGACTGGGCCGAGGTGCGCGCACTCCGGCTCGAGATGCTCGCCGACACCCCGCTCGCCTACCTCGAGACCCTCGAGCACGCGGAGCGCCGCTCCGAGGCCGAGTGGCGGGCGTGGGCGCGCGAGGGCTCGTCGGCGTCGTCGATCACGGTGGCCGCCATCACCGACGACGGCCGCTGGGTCGGCACGATGCTGTCGAAGGTGCCCCTCCGGTCGCCGGCTGCCTTCCTGTACGGCGTGTACGTCGCGCCGTCTCACCGCGGGCGGGCGGCGGGCGTGACGGATGCGCTCCTCACCGAGATCGAGAACTGGGCCGCCGACCGCGGCGAGACCCTCAGCCTCGAGGTGCACGAACACAACGCGCGCGCCATCGCGGCCTACCGTGCCCGCGGCTTCGTCGAGACCGGCTCCACCCGCCCCTACCCCCTCGACCGCACCACACGCGAACTCGAGATGCGCAAGCGGCTCCTCCCCAGGCGCTGA
- a CDS encoding sugar phosphate isomerase/epimerase codes for MTRPVTLFTGQWADLPFEEVARLASEWGYDGLEIACWGDHLDPWRWDEPGYVDGKKELLERYGLKVYAISNHLKGQAVCDDPIDERHRGILSDRVWGDGSPEGVRQRAAEEMKHTARLAAALGVKTVVGFTGSSIWKYVAMFPPVSQELVDAGYQDFADRWNPILDVFDEVGVRFAHEVHPSEIAYDYWTTVRTLEAIGHREAFGLNWDPSHFVWQELDPVSFLLEFSDRIYHVDCKDVKLNVGNGRNGRLGSHLAWADLRRGWDFVSTGHGDVPWEKSFRALNAIGYDGPISVEWEDAGMDRLRGAPEALAFVRSMAFDAPSAAFDAAFSAR; via the coding sequence GTGACACGACCGGTGACCCTGTTCACGGGACAATGGGCCGACCTGCCGTTCGAGGAGGTCGCGCGACTGGCCTCGGAGTGGGGCTACGACGGCCTCGAGATCGCCTGCTGGGGCGACCACCTCGACCCGTGGCGCTGGGACGAGCCCGGGTACGTCGACGGCAAGAAGGAGCTGCTGGAGCGCTACGGCCTGAAGGTCTACGCGATCTCGAACCACCTCAAGGGGCAGGCGGTCTGCGACGACCCGATCGACGAGCGCCACCGCGGCATCCTCTCCGACCGGGTGTGGGGCGACGGGTCGCCCGAGGGCGTGCGCCAGCGCGCGGCCGAGGAGATGAAGCACACCGCGCGACTGGCGGCGGCGCTCGGGGTGAAGACCGTGGTGGGATTCACCGGGTCGAGTATCTGGAAGTACGTGGCGATGTTCCCGCCGGTGTCGCAGGAACTGGTGGATGCCGGTTACCAGGACTTCGCCGACCGCTGGAACCCCATCCTCGACGTGTTCGACGAGGTGGGCGTGCGGTTCGCGCACGAGGTGCACCCGTCGGAGATCGCCTACGACTACTGGACGACGGTGCGCACCCTCGAGGCGATCGGCCACCGCGAGGCCTTCGGACTCAACTGGGACCCGTCGCACTTCGTCTGGCAGGAGCTCGACCCCGTGTCGTTCCTGCTCGAGTTCAGCGACCGCATCTACCACGTCGACTGCAAGGACGTGAAGCTCAACGTGGGCAACGGGCGCAACGGGCGGCTGGGCTCCCACCTGGCGTGGGCCGACCTGCGGCGCGGCTGGGACTTCGTCTCGACCGGGCACGGCGACGTGCCGTGGGAGAAGAGCTTCCGGGCGCTCAACGCCATCGGCTACGACGGGCCCATCTCGGTGGAGTGGGAGGATGCGGGGATGGACCGGCTCCGGGGCGCTCCCGAAGCCCTGGCCTTCGTGCGCTCGATGGCCTTCGACGCACCGTCGGCGGCCTTCGACGCCGCGTTCAGCGCTCGCTGA
- a CDS encoding ABC transporter permease, which produces MKRALTSLVGAVLEAWQELRVHRTRVLLSLIGVAVAVCSLTTVVALGAIVQQANEELSERSSGRPATLYVYAYTNDGSQIDAETMDATWAETVSRYKVDYASRVMQSSQLVPFVTGGVQVGAQAVDQPYGEMHRVRITEGSWFTAADTERLAPALVVNEIFWDRLGRPDLGTHPTVMLGGDKGTKAVVVGVYPVATWETEPSMYMLADQLQAIQAADPAGGGASSDPFGGGGQTQYEMWVPPEISDQLTSLVKRDFTAALGEGVQVDVNRQDYAQYGDDPFLVTKLIVGGIAVLVLLLGALGLVNIALVTVKQRVREIGIRRSFGATAGRVFFAVMMESVVATVAAGAAGVVAAVLIVQSPMMHDFVGQGMVTDFPPFPVDAAVLGLIAATAVGALAGLLPALVAVRVKVIDAIRY; this is translated from the coding sequence ATGAAGCGCGCGCTGACGAGCCTCGTGGGAGCGGTGCTCGAGGCGTGGCAGGAACTCAGGGTGCATCGCACCCGGGTGCTGCTCTCGCTCATCGGCGTCGCCGTCGCGGTGTGCTCGCTCACCACCGTGGTGGCGCTCGGCGCCATCGTGCAGCAGGCCAACGAAGAGCTGAGCGAGCGCTCGAGCGGGCGGCCTGCGACCCTCTACGTGTACGCCTACACGAACGACGGCAGTCAGATCGACGCCGAGACCATGGACGCGACCTGGGCCGAGACCGTCTCACGCTACAAGGTCGACTACGCCAGCCGGGTCATGCAGTCGAGCCAGCTGGTGCCGTTCGTCACCGGCGGTGTACAGGTGGGAGCGCAGGCCGTCGACCAGCCCTACGGTGAGATGCACCGGGTGCGCATCACCGAGGGCTCGTGGTTCACCGCCGCCGACACCGAGCGGCTCGCCCCCGCGCTCGTGGTGAACGAGATCTTCTGGGACAGGCTGGGCCGGCCCGACCTCGGCACCCATCCGACCGTGATGCTCGGCGGAGACAAGGGCACGAAGGCCGTCGTCGTCGGGGTGTACCCGGTGGCGACGTGGGAGACCGAGCCGTCGATGTACATGCTCGCCGACCAGCTGCAGGCCATCCAGGCTGCCGACCCGGCCGGAGGGGGCGCGTCATCCGACCCGTTCGGCGGTGGTGGTCAGACGCAGTACGAGATGTGGGTGCCGCCCGAGATCTCCGACCAGCTCACCTCCCTGGTCAAGCGCGACTTCACGGCGGCCCTCGGCGAGGGTGTGCAGGTCGACGTGAACCGGCAGGACTACGCGCAATACGGCGACGACCCGTTCCTCGTCACCAAGCTCATCGTCGGCGGCATCGCCGTGCTGGTGCTGCTGCTCGGTGCGCTGGGCCTCGTGAACATCGCGCTCGTGACGGTGAAGCAGCGGGTGCGCGAGATCGGCATCAGGCGGAGCTTCGGCGCCACCGCCGGGCGGGTGTTCTTCGCGGTCATGATGGAGAGCGTCGTGGCCACCGTGGCGGCGGGCGCCGCGGGGGTGGTGGCGGCGGTGCTCATCGTGCAGTCGCCCATGATGCACGACTTCGTCGGGCAGGGCATGGTCACCGACTTCCCGCCGTTCCCGGTCGATGCCGCCGTGCTGGGTCTCATCGCCGCCACCGCGGTCGGCGCCCTCGCCGGGCTCCTCCCCGCCCTCGTCGCCGTGCGCGTCAAGGTCATCGACGCCATCCGCTACTGA
- a CDS encoding alkaline phosphatase family protein: MARIGRKPTPAAPDADGAVASRRAFLKAAAMGAAGAAAGGVAGAAIGAGVYAQESSLDFAAEEKETKAGFDHLVVLMYENRSFDNVLGWLYKDEELKAGQRFEGLHQGDHSNPVPGTDEVIKAHAYTGSTDEIMSSPDPDPGEEYPHVNTQLFQKVDPEENRDLHVNGLQYPYNAPGPNAQPTMKGFVEDYIINYRHITKDRKEPTRKEYEVAMGGFTPEMLPVFSTLAKNFAVFDHWFSAVPSQTFCNRLFFHASTSHGFVTNKGDGGYRKWLDVPPEESTTVFNRLEEAGLTWRVYYDAAQLVSMTGVLHAPALQPYWKTNFRVMEQFYDDVENGDLPDYAFIEPRMIYNHNDMHPPHGVLRESDDESGAGVVIDGAVSDARAADALLHAVYSAIRRSASPSGSNAMNTMLFVTFDEHGGTFDHVPPPAATPPRTGDAGEMGFTFDRLGCRVPAIAISAYTAKNTIVNEQHDHGSVIATLSKRHGLKPLTRRDKESRDMFDALTLDKPRPVSDWPQTLPQYTPPNPEVSFDDSSDAERVKPISNPAKGLLGLLIAKYGVPGETEPSTYAEAYAALMQTQSTNGQLFGTLDSVDGTPTARPTPTPS, encoded by the coding sequence ATGGCACGGATCGGAAGAAAGCCCACGCCCGCGGCACCCGACGCCGACGGCGCCGTGGCCTCGCGCCGTGCCTTCCTCAAGGCCGCGGCGATGGGTGCCGCGGGTGCCGCCGCCGGCGGCGTGGCCGGTGCCGCGATCGGCGCGGGCGTCTACGCCCAGGAGTCGTCGCTCGACTTCGCCGCCGAGGAGAAGGAGACGAAGGCAGGGTTCGACCACCTCGTCGTGCTGATGTACGAGAACCGCTCCTTCGACAACGTGCTCGGGTGGCTCTACAAAGACGAGGAGCTGAAGGCCGGACAGCGCTTCGAGGGCCTGCACCAGGGCGACCACTCGAACCCCGTTCCCGGCACCGACGAGGTGATCAAGGCCCACGCCTACACCGGCTCCACCGACGAGATCATGTCGAGCCCCGACCCCGATCCGGGCGAGGAGTACCCGCACGTCAACACCCAGCTGTTCCAGAAGGTCGACCCGGAGGAGAACCGCGACCTGCACGTGAACGGCCTGCAGTATCCCTACAACGCCCCCGGCCCGAACGCGCAGCCCACCATGAAGGGCTTCGTCGAGGACTACATCATCAACTACCGGCACATCACGAAAGACCGCAAGGAGCCGACGCGCAAGGAGTACGAGGTGGCGATGGGCGGCTTCACGCCCGAGATGCTGCCCGTGTTCAGCACCCTGGCGAAGAACTTCGCCGTGTTCGACCACTGGTTCAGCGCCGTGCCCTCGCAGACCTTCTGCAACCGCCTGTTCTTCCACGCCTCCACCTCGCACGGCTTCGTCACGAACAAGGGCGACGGCGGGTACCGCAAGTGGCTCGACGTGCCGCCGGAGGAGTCGACGACCGTCTTCAACCGCCTCGAGGAGGCGGGTCTCACCTGGCGGGTCTACTACGACGCCGCCCAGCTGGTGTCGATGACGGGGGTGCTGCACGCCCCGGCGCTGCAGCCGTACTGGAAGACCAACTTCCGCGTGATGGAGCAGTTCTACGACGACGTCGAGAACGGCGACCTGCCCGACTACGCCTTCATCGAGCCGCGCATGATCTACAACCACAACGACATGCATCCGCCGCACGGGGTGCTGCGCGAGAGCGACGACGAGTCGGGCGCCGGCGTCGTCATCGACGGCGCGGTGTCGGATGCGCGGGCGGCGGATGCGCTGCTGCACGCGGTCTACTCCGCCATCAGGCGGAGCGCCAGCCCCTCGGGCTCGAACGCGATGAACACCATGCTCTTCGTGACCTTCGATGAGCACGGCGGCACCTTCGACCACGTGCCGCCGCCCGCGGCCACGCCGCCCCGCACCGGAGACGCGGGCGAGATGGGCTTCACCTTCGACCGGCTCGGCTGCCGCGTGCCGGCCATCGCCATCTCGGCCTACACGGCGAAGAACACGATCGTGAACGAGCAGCACGACCACGGGTCGGTCATCGCCACGCTGAGCAAGCGGCACGGGCTGAAGCCGCTCACCCGTCGCGACAAGGAGTCGCGCGACATGTTCGACGCGCTCACGCTCGACAAGCCCCGCCCGGTGAGCGACTGGCCGCAGACCCTGCCGCAGTACACCCCACCGAACCCCGAGGTGAGCTTCGACGACAGTTCCGACGCCGAGCGGGTGAAGCCCATCAGCAACCCCGCCAAGGGACTGCTCGGCCTCCTCATCGCCAAGTACGGCGTGCCGGGCGAGACAGAGCCCTCGACGTATGCCGAGGCCTACGCCGCCCTCATGCAGACGCAGAGCACGAACGGCCAGCTGTTCGGCACCCTCGACTCGGTCGACGGCACGCCCACGGCCCGGCCCACGCCGACTCCGTCATAG
- a CDS encoding Gfo/Idh/MocA family protein → MIGNGFMGAAHSQGWRTAPRFFDLPLAPEMTLLVGRDAGRAADAAERWGWSESNDDWRAAVQRDDIDLVDIVTPGESHAEIAIAALEAGKHVLCEKPLANTTAEAEAMARAADVAAMTGVRAMVGFTYRRVPAIALAREMVAAGRLGVIRQLSVSYLQDWLVDPLSPFTWRLDKQLAGSGALGDIGAHAIDLAQFVTGRSITSVSGTLETLVAERPLSGDGRGLSSSGTGGDAGTATVTVDDRAVFSARFDDGVLGAFEATRMSTGRKNALRFEISGSEGALAFDLEDLNALHYYDATLDPAVQGFSKIIVTEPEHPYIDAWWPAGHGLGYEHGFSHQVRDLVTALASGVNPSPDFGDGLQVQRVLDAVERSSGERSAWTEIDEKEMAL, encoded by the coding sequence ATGATCGGCAACGGCTTCATGGGCGCCGCCCACTCGCAGGGCTGGCGCACCGCCCCCCGCTTCTTCGACCTTCCGCTGGCGCCGGAGATGACGCTCCTCGTCGGCCGTGACGCCGGCCGCGCTGCCGACGCCGCCGAGCGCTGGGGGTGGAGCGAGTCGAACGACGACTGGCGCGCCGCGGTGCAGCGCGACGACATCGACCTGGTCGACATCGTCACCCCGGGGGAGTCGCACGCCGAGATCGCGATCGCCGCCCTCGAGGCAGGAAAGCACGTGCTCTGCGAGAAGCCGCTCGCCAACACGACGGCCGAGGCCGAGGCCATGGCGCGCGCCGCCGACGTCGCGGCGATGACGGGGGTGCGGGCCATGGTGGGCTTCACCTACCGCCGCGTTCCCGCGATCGCCCTCGCCCGCGAGATGGTGGCGGCCGGGCGGCTCGGGGTCATCCGCCAGCTGTCGGTGTCGTACCTGCAGGACTGGCTGGTCGACCCGCTCTCGCCGTTCACCTGGCGGCTCGACAAGCAGCTCGCCGGGTCGGGCGCGCTCGGCGACATCGGCGCCCACGCCATCGACCTCGCCCAGTTCGTGACCGGCCGGTCGATCACCTCGGTGAGCGGCACTCTCGAGACGCTGGTCGCCGAGCGGCCGCTGTCGGGCGACGGGCGAGGCCTGTCGTCGTCGGGCACCGGCGGCGACGCGGGCACGGCGACGGTGACCGTCGACGACCGGGCCGTCTTCTCGGCGCGCTTCGACGACGGGGTGCTCGGCGCCTTCGAGGCCACCCGCATGAGCACCGGGCGCAAGAACGCCCTCCGCTTCGAGATCTCGGGGTCGGAGGGCGCCCTCGCCTTCGACCTCGAAGACCTCAACGCGCTGCACTACTACGACGCGACGCTCGACCCGGCCGTGCAGGGATTCTCGAAGATCATCGTGACCGAGCCCGAGCATCCGTACATCGACGCCTGGTGGCCGGCCGGCCACGGGCTCGGCTACGAGCACGGCTTCTCGCACCAGGTGCGCGATCTCGTGACCGCGCTAGCCTCTGGCGTGAACCCGAGCCCCGACTTCGGCGACGGGCTGCAGGTGCAGCGCGTGCTCGACGCGGTGGAACGAAGCTCCGGCGAGCGGAGCGCCTGGACCGAGATCGACGAGAAGGAGATGGCACTGTGA
- a CDS encoding efflux RND transporter periplasmic adaptor subunit: MGIARRWVFPILRIVLIAAIAVALGKLAFFPDQATEANPAVPTGEIVEPRTVVALGSITNDVVVQATVSADPAVPLKSTAAGTVDEIFVAQGAQVAAGDTVFDVKVPIERDPSESVDAEGKPLPAIFRYVEVTAAASGTLSSLGVIEGQDVTIGMVAGQIAPPSFSVSGSLQPAQQYRLLDRPTEASIAITGGPAPFTCGDLRITTPLAGAGEGADGGGAGAGAGGSGGSGGGGSGGSGGSSTTVSCAIPGDVTVFPGLAAEMTIAGGKAENVLVVPTTAVRGAAQTGTVWVTTADGATEERSVGLGLSDGTQVEVTGGLSEGEEILEFAPGAMAVPGGGEMGDCTAMPDGSMMCGSVS, encoded by the coding sequence GTGGGTATCGCGCGTCGCTGGGTCTTCCCGATCCTCAGGATCGTCCTGATCGCCGCCATCGCCGTCGCGCTCGGCAAGCTGGCCTTCTTCCCCGACCAGGCGACCGAGGCGAACCCGGCCGTACCCACCGGAGAGATCGTCGAGCCGCGCACCGTCGTGGCGCTCGGGTCGATCACGAATGACGTCGTCGTGCAGGCGACCGTCTCCGCCGACCCCGCGGTGCCGCTCAAGTCGACGGCGGCCGGCACGGTCGACGAGATCTTCGTGGCCCAGGGCGCCCAGGTGGCCGCAGGCGACACGGTGTTCGACGTGAAGGTGCCGATCGAGCGCGATCCCTCCGAGAGCGTCGACGCCGAGGGCAAGCCGCTGCCAGCGATCTTCCGCTACGTCGAAGTGACGGCCGCAGCATCCGGAACGCTCAGCTCCCTCGGTGTCATCGAGGGGCAGGACGTGACGATCGGCATGGTGGCCGGGCAGATCGCTCCGCCCAGCTTCTCGGTGTCGGGGAGCCTGCAGCCCGCGCAGCAGTACCGGCTGCTCGACCGGCCCACCGAGGCGAGCATCGCCATCACGGGAGGGCCCGCGCCGTTCACCTGCGGCGACCTGCGCATCACCACCCCGCTGGCCGGAGCCGGCGAGGGCGCCGACGGCGGGGGTGCGGGGGCGGGTGCCGGCGGGTCTGGCGGGTCTGGCGGAGGCGGCTCAGGCGGCTCGGGCGGGAGCTCGACCACGGTGAGCTGCGCCATCCCCGGCGACGTCACCGTCTTCCCCGGCCTCGCCGCCGAGATGACCATCGCGGGCGGCAAGGCCGAGAACGTGCTCGTCGTGCCCACCACCGCCGTGCGCGGCGCCGCCCAGACTGGCACCGTGTGGGTGACGACCGCCGACGGCGCCACGGAGGAGCGCTCCGTGGGGCTGGGGCTGAGCGACGGCACCCAGGTCGAGGTCACCGGAGGGTTGAGCGAGGGCGAGGAGATCCTCGAGTTCGCGCCGGGGGCCATGGCCGTGCCGGGCGGCGGCGAGATGGGCGACTGCACCGCGATGCCCGACGGCAGCATGATGTGCGGCTCGGTCTCGTGA